One window of the Granulicella arctica genome contains the following:
- a CDS encoding VWA domain-containing protein, protein MRSRLIALSTALYALGVLCAAAVSQAVQTTPYTLNVAVDEVSVTFHAADFNGIPMDDLTLADLRILDNGRRPGQILSFESYRNLPVRVGFLIDTSRSMLSDLSRNQNLASEYINHLLHAETDHGFVMRFDSQSKLLQDWTGDRKLLVPAISSVASFQASRLGGTAIFDSVYIACRDQFRKTSDVGAGNFILLFSDGTDNASHALLEDDIRMCQSSNTAIYVFSNEPRSVLAASEGQRTLKALAAGTNGLIFYEQKQADILADLRMMDRNLRSQYRLVYRPTRFKHDGSFHRLKVDSPNRGGVITARSGYYAPR, encoded by the coding sequence ATGCGTAGCCGCCTCATCGCCCTCAGCACCGCCCTCTACGCTCTCGGCGTGTTGTGTGCGGCAGCCGTAAGTCAGGCGGTTCAAACCACTCCCTACACCCTCAACGTAGCCGTAGACGAAGTAAGCGTCACCTTCCACGCTGCCGACTTCAACGGCATTCCCATGGATGACCTGACCCTTGCTGATCTCCGCATCCTCGACAACGGCAGGCGTCCCGGCCAGATACTTTCCTTCGAGTCCTACCGCAATCTACCCGTCCGTGTCGGCTTTCTGATCGACACCAGCCGCTCGATGCTGTCGGATCTCAGCCGCAACCAGAATCTCGCCAGCGAGTACATCAATCATCTCCTTCATGCCGAGACGGACCACGGTTTCGTCATGCGCTTCGACTCCCAATCAAAGCTATTGCAGGATTGGACCGGCGACCGAAAACTCCTTGTCCCTGCCATTAGCAGTGTCGCAAGCTTTCAAGCCAGCCGTCTCGGCGGAACGGCCATCTTCGACTCCGTCTACATCGCCTGCCGCGACCAATTCCGCAAGACCAGTGACGTGGGAGCCGGCAACTTCATCCTGCTCTTTTCGGATGGCACCGACAATGCCAGCCACGCGCTCCTCGAAGATGACATTCGCATGTGTCAGTCGAGCAACACGGCGATCTACGTCTTCAGCAACGAGCCTAGGTCGGTGCTTGCCGCAAGTGAAGGTCAGCGCACCCTGAAGGCCCTCGCAGCCGGCACCAATGGCCTTATCTTCTACGAGCAGAAGCAAGCCGACATTTTGGCCGATCTCCGCATGATGGATCGCAATCTGCGCAGCCAGTATCGCCTTGTCTACAGGCCCACTCGATTCAAGCACGATGGCAGCTTTCATCGACTAAAGGTGGATAGTCCAAATCGTGGTGGCGTCATCACTGCCCGCTCAGGCTACTATGCACCGCGCTAG
- a CDS encoding putative quinol monooxygenase, whose product MAKYALYVSLEAKPGKEADVEAFLKQGAQMSEAEKGTVSWYGFKEDDGNYAVFDTFDDEEGRDAHLSGDIAKALMANADTLFANTPLKIHKIRIIADRI is encoded by the coding sequence ATGGCAAAGTACGCGCTGTATGTCTCACTCGAAGCAAAGCCCGGCAAGGAAGCCGATGTAGAAGCTTTCCTCAAGCAGGGAGCCCAAATGTCCGAAGCAGAGAAGGGAACTGTCTCCTGGTACGGCTTCAAAGAGGATGACGGCAACTATGCCGTATTCGACACCTTCGACGACGAGGAAGGCCGCGACGCACATCTTAGCGGCGACATTGCCAAGGCTCTCATGGCGAATGCCGACACCCTGTTCGCCAACACTCCGCTCAAGATTCACAAGATCCGCATCATCGCTGACAGAATCTAG